The following are encoded together in the Tripterygium wilfordii isolate XIE 37 chromosome 3, ASM1340144v1, whole genome shotgun sequence genome:
- the LOC119995256 gene encoding probably inactive leucine-rich repeat receptor-like protein kinase At5g06940: MAATWLYPLFFSLSFTFSVLCSGSTESDILLSFKASIKDPRNSLSSWSNDSSIHYCNWTGITCSSEPSLSVNSVGLQSLNLSGEISASICELPNLVNLNLADNLFNQPIPLHLSRCSLLETLNLSDNLIWGTIPYQISQLGSLRELDFSRNHVEGKIPEGIGSLGKLQVLNLGSNLLSGSVPFVFKNLTELVVLDLSQNPYLVSEIPSEIGKLVKLEQLLLQNSGFHGEIPNPLVGLQSLKILDISQNNLSGFLPQTLGSSYQNLLSFDVSQNNLLGFFPNDVCNAKGLINLSLHSNFFNGTISSSLNDCLNLEKFQIQNNDFSGDFPDELWSLPKIKLVRAENNRFSGEIPDSISLAAQLEQVQIDNNSFTGKIPQGLGQVKSLYRFSASINGINGELPPNFCDSPAMSIINLSHNSLYGQIPELKKCRKLVSLSLASNRLSGEIPPSLADLPVLTYLDLSDNDLTGSIPPGLQNLKLALFNVSFNQLSGRVPLSLISGLPASYLQGNPGLCGPSLLSSCPDEHSKHHIIGLTTWTCALIFISFGIGTLLLAAGYFAFRRSSRQKSQLGSWRSVFFYPLRVTEHDLTMRMNEKSAVISKGAFGSVYIISLPSGELVAVKKLVNFGIQSSKQLKVEIKTLAKIRHKNIVKVLGFCHSDESIYLIYEFLQKGSLGDLICSPDFQLHWRLRLKIAIGVAQGLAYLHKNYVPHMLHRNIKSTNILLDAEFEPKLTDFALDRVVGEPAFQSTIASESPDSCYIAPESRYTKKATEQMDVYSFGVVLLELVTGQNAGKTETSDSLDIVRWVRRKINITNGALQVIDPKVSSSFQQQMLGALEIALTCTSVNPEKRPSMFEVVRALESLNPSPHLPVSTSDDNESLV; the protein is encoded by the exons ATGGCCGCGACCTGGTTATacccattgtttttctctctgaGCTTTACATTCTCAGTTCTCTGTTCTGGTTCGACTGAATCAGATATTCTACTTAGCTTCAAGGCTTCCATTAAAGACCCCAGAAATTCTCTGTCCAGCTGGTCTAACGACTCGTCGATTCATTATTGTAACTGGACGGGAATCACTTGCAGTTCCGAACCATCACTGTCTGTAAATTCTGTGGGGTTACAAAGCTTGAATCTTTCTGGTGAAATCTCTGCTTCTATATGTGAACTTCCGAATCTTGTTAATCTTAATCTCGCCGACAATCTCTTTAACCAGCCAATCCCTCTACACCTCTCTCGTTGTAGTCTTTTGGAGACTTTGAATCTGAGTGATAATCTCATTTGGGGCACAATCCCATATCAGATTTCTCAGTTGGGGTCCTTGAGAGAGCTTGATTTCAGCAGAAACCATGTTGAGGGGAAGATCCCAGAAGGCATTGGCTCATTGGGTAAGCTGCAAGTGCTCAACTTGGGAAGCAACTTGCTTTCAGGTAGTGTTCCTTTCGTCTTTAAGAATTTAACTGAGCTTGTTGTGCTTGATTTGTCTCAAAATCCTTACTTGGTGAGTGAGATTCCAAGTGAGATTGGAAAGCTGGTGAAGCTTGAGCAGCTTTTGTTGCAAAACTCTGGTTTTCATGGTGAAATACCCAATCCTTTGGTTGGTTTACAGAGCTTGAAGATATTGGACATTTCCCAGAACAATCTTAGTGGTTTTCTTCCTCAGACGCTGGGGTCTTCTTACCAAAACCTGTTGTCTTTTGATGTTTCACAGAACAACCTTTTAGGTTTCTTTCCAAATGATGTGTGTAATGCCAAAGGCCTGATAAACCTGAGTCTTCACTCAAACTTCTTCAATGGTACCATATCTAGCTCCCTCAATGACTGCTTGAATCTTGAAAAGTTTCAAATTCAAAACAACGATTTTTCTGGTGATTTCCCTGATGAGTTATGGTCATTACCCAAAATCAAGCTTGTCAGAGCAGAAAACAATAGATTTTCTGGAGAGATACCAGATTCAATTTCACTTGCTGCTCAACTGGAACAAGTTCAGATAGATAACAACAGCTTTACTGGTAAAATTCCTCAGGGTCTTGGTCAGGTCAAGAGCTTGTATAGATTCTCTGCATCTATTAATGGCATAAATGGTGAACTTCCTCCAAATTTTTGTGATTCCCCTGCTATGAGCATCATAAATCTCTCCCACAATTCACTGTATGGTCAAATTCCAGAGCTTAAGAAATGCAGGAAATTGGTCTCATTGTCACTGGCAAGCAATAGGCTCTCTGGGGAAATCCCACCGTCACTTGCTGATTTGCCAGTGCTTACTTACCTTGATTTGTCCGATAACGATCTCACTGGTTCAATCCCACCAGGGCTTCAGAACTTGAAGCTCGCTCTATTCAACGTATCATTCAATCAACTATCTGGCAGAGTCCCTTTGTCACTAATCTCAGGCCTTCCAGCTTCTTATCTGCAAGGAAATCCTGGACTTTGCGGTCCTTCCTTACTCAGCAGTTGTCCTGATGAACATTCAAAGCATCATATAATTGGTCTTACAACATGGACATGTGCACTGATCTTCATATCATTTGGCATTGGAACTTTGCTTCTTGCTGCTGGATATTTTGCATTCCGGCGATCTTCCAGACAGAAATCTCAATTGGGGTCATGGCGTTCCGTATTTTTCTATCCTCTTAGAGTCACCGAGCACGATTTGACGATGAGAATGAACGAAAAAAGTGCAGTAATAAGCAAAGGAGCTTTTGGTAGTGTATACATTATTAGCCTACCAAGTGGTGAGCTGGTTGCTGTAAAAAAGCTGGTTAATTTTGGGATTCAATCTTCGAAacaattgaaggtcgagatcaAGACATTGGCGAAGATACGACATAAGAACATCGTTAAGGTCCTTGGGTTTTGCCATTCAGATGAGTCTATTTATCTGATTTACGAATTCTTACAGAAGGGAAGCTTGGGGGATTTGATTTGCAGTCCAGATTTTCAACTGCATTGGAGACTTAGATTGAAGATTGCCATCGGGGTCGCTCAAGGATTGGCATACTTGCACAAGAATTATGTTCCACATATGCTTCACAGAAATATCAAGTCAACGAATATTCTTCTGGATGCAGAATTCGAGCCAAAACTCACCGATTTTGCTCTGGACCGAGTTGTCGGAGAACCTGCGTTTCAGTCAACCATTGCTTCAGAATCTCCGGACTCCTGTTACATCGCACCAG AGTCTAGATACACTAAGAAAGCAACAGAACAGATGGATGTTTACAGCTTTGGTGTTGTGCTACTAGAGCTTGTGACTGGTCAAAATGCTGGGAAAACAGAAACTTCTGATTCTCTTGACATTGTGAGGTGGGTTCGGAGGAAAATCAACATCACCAATGGTGCCCTCCAAGTTATAGACCCCAAGGTTTCTAGTTCCTTCCAGCAGCAGATGCTAGGAGCTCTAGAAATCGCTTTGACTTGCACTTCTGTTAATCCAGAGAAACGGCCATCGATGTTTGAAGTTGTGAGAGCACTCGAGTCCTTAAACCCAAGTCCTCATCTTCCAGTCTCTACCTCAGATGATAATGAATCTCTAGTTTGA
- the LOC119993152 gene encoding chaperone protein dnaJ 6-like → MGKRKKSRVSREGEEEVGAEEEQHQEDIGQSSAKDKSLYEVLGVERTASQQEIKKAYYKLALRLHPDKNPGDEEAKEKFQQLQKVISILGDEEKRAVYNQTGCVDDADLADEVVNNLHEFFRAMYKKVTEADIEEFEGNYRGSESEKKDLINLYKECKGNMNSLFCSMLCSDPKLDSHRFKDILDEAIAAGEVKATKTYKKWAKQVSERKPPTSPLRKRGKPGKQSEADLFAVISQRQRERKGRLDSMFSSLVSKYGGDGAVPDLTEEEFDAAQKKLESRKASKKSQRK, encoded by the exons AtgggaaagagaaagaaatctaGGGTTTCTCGTGAAGGGGAGGAAGAAGTCGGAGCGGAAGAAGAGCAGCATCAAGAGGATATTGGTCAATCTTCTGCGAAGGACAAGAGCCTCTATGAG GTTCTTGGTGTTGAAAGGACAGCCTCTCAGCAGGAAATAAAGAAAGCATACTATAAGTTGGCCTTGCGACTCCACCCTGATAAAAATCCCGGTGATGAG GAAGCTAAAGAGAAATTTCAGCAATTGCAAAAGGTGATATCAATTCTTGGTGATGAGGAAAAACGGGCAGTCTACAATCAGACGGGCTGTGTTGACGATGCT GATCTTGCAGATGAAGTTGTTAACAATCTGCATGAGTTTTTTAGAGCTATGTACAAGAAG GTCACTGAGGCTGATATCGAAGAGTTTGAAGGGAACTACAGAGGATCTGAGTCTGAGAAAAAAGATCTGATCAACTTATATAAGGAGTGCAAGGGTAATATGAACAG TCTCTTCTGTTCAATGCTTTGTTCAGATCCTAAGCTTGATTCACATCGTTTCAAGGATATTCTTGATGAGGCAATAGCTGCAG GAGAAGTGAAAGCAACAAAAACGTATAAGAAATGGGCAAAGCAAGTATCAGAAAGGAAACCACCCACCAGTCCTCTAAGAAAGAGAGGAAA GCCAGGTAAACAGTCAGAAGCAGATCTTTTTGCTGTTATATCTCAGCGTCAGCGTGAGAGGAAAGGCAGGCTTGATTCCATGTTCTCGTCTCTTGTGTCTAAATACGGTGGAGATGGTGCTGTTCCAGATCTCACTGAAGAAGAATTTGATGCTGCACAGAAAAAGCTCGAAAGCCGTAAAGCTTCTAAGAAGTCACAGCGGAAGTAG